A genomic segment from Rhodospirillum centenum SW encodes:
- a CDS encoding NERD domain-containing protein has translation MLSTLVQQTGLSPGELVTAGALALVLAVLVLVLLLALVSRRRRMPSARQYDADLYKRRIVLDELPFEAIHDVRIHDGHGKVLKVDHVLRLPASVLLVHSGPHDVVGPVKANAGSGLWRYVAPGGKVGSFPNPVVRLHPLIQAIRGRFPLVRIRVLTVFPRSADLGPRPPKGTCVMDDFAKAIRDMAAEDGGASPALDAAWDTLSKAFSQASGRTGGRAGANRTGSGTGTAGRRVLS, from the coding sequence ATGCTTTCCACGCTTGTGCAACAGACGGGTCTGAGCCCCGGCGAACTGGTGACGGCCGGCGCCCTGGCGCTGGTGTTGGCCGTGCTCGTCCTGGTGCTGCTGCTGGCGCTGGTCTCGCGGCGGCGCCGGATGCCGTCGGCGCGGCAGTACGACGCCGACCTCTACAAGCGTCGCATCGTGCTGGACGAGTTGCCCTTCGAGGCGATCCACGATGTCCGCATCCATGACGGGCATGGCAAGGTGCTGAAGGTGGACCATGTGCTGCGGCTGCCGGCCTCGGTCCTGCTGGTCCATTCCGGCCCGCACGACGTGGTCGGGCCGGTGAAGGCCAATGCCGGGTCCGGCCTCTGGCGCTATGTCGCGCCGGGGGGCAAGGTCGGCAGCTTCCCCAATCCGGTGGTCAGGCTGCATCCCCTGATCCAGGCCATCCGCGGCCGCTTCCCGCTGGTCCGCATCCGGGTGCTGACCGTGTTCCCGCGCAGCGCCGACCTCGGTCCCCGGCCGCCCAAGGGGACCTGCGTCATGGACGATTTCGCCAAGGCGATCCGCGACATGGCGGCCGAGGACGGGGGCGCCTCGCCGGCCCTGGACGCGGCCTGGGACACCCTGTCCAAGGCGTTCTCCCAGGCCAGCGGCCGCACCGGCGGGCGGGCCGGGGCGAACAGAACGGGATCGGGCACTGGAACGGCGGGCCGCCGCGTCCTATCCTAG
- a CDS encoding SDR family oxidoreductase, producing the protein MAKKAVLVTGAAMGVGAAIAEDLGADGWNVGVHYFTQKDLADQVVANIRRNGGTAHALQANLASEADTAGLIPQAFQTLGALTLLINAASVFEDDTALTATRRCWDRHMETNLRAPFVLIQQFARQLSETESGCVINVLDQRVLNLTPHYLSYTVSKAGLWTLTRTLALALAPRIRVNGIGPGQEFRPAREPDAKGAAMAAAPPLDPDEHARSLPLRRRVGVEEVCRAVHFILETPSLTGQMLALDAGEHMGWALPTSVLPGGS; encoded by the coding sequence ATGGCGAAGAAGGCGGTACTGGTGACGGGGGCGGCGATGGGCGTGGGCGCCGCCATCGCGGAGGACCTGGGGGCCGACGGCTGGAACGTGGGTGTCCACTACTTCACCCAGAAGGACCTGGCCGACCAGGTGGTGGCGAACATCCGCCGCAACGGCGGCACGGCCCACGCGCTCCAGGCCAATCTGGCGAGCGAGGCCGACACGGCGGGGCTGATCCCGCAGGCCTTCCAGACGCTGGGGGCGCTGACCCTGCTGATCAACGCCGCCTCCGTGTTCGAGGACGACACGGCCCTGACCGCCACCCGGCGCTGCTGGGACCGGCACATGGAGACGAACCTGCGGGCGCCGTTCGTGCTGATCCAGCAGTTCGCCCGCCAGCTTTCCGAGACCGAGAGCGGCTGCGTCATCAACGTGCTGGACCAGCGGGTGCTGAACCTGACGCCGCACTATCTGAGCTACACCGTGTCCAAGGCCGGGCTGTGGACCCTGACCCGCACGCTGGCGCTGGCGCTGGCCCCGCGCATCCGGGTCAACGGCATCGGCCCGGGGCAGGAGTTCCGCCCGGCGCGGGAGCCCGACGCCAAAGGTGCCGCCATGGCAGCGGCCCCGCCCCTGGATCCCGACGAGCACGCGCGCAGCCTGCCGCTGCGCAGGCGCGTGGGCGTGGAGGAGGTCTGCCGCGCCGTCCACTTCATCCTGGAAACCCCGTCCCTGACCGGCCAGATGCTGGCGCTGGACGCGGGCGAGCACATGGGCTGGGCGCTGCCGACCTCGGTCCTGCCGGGCGGGTCGTGA